The proteins below come from a single Caenibius sp. WL genomic window:
- a CDS encoding alpha/beta hydrolase, giving the protein MKILGPTSNSFISQRLKLHYVDWGNPDAPPLILQHGGRDHCRSWDWVAEELRDDWHVICPDLRGHGDSAWSADGNYSFNAYVYDFAQLVHALGYDQVSIVAHSLGGNITARFAGLYPHKVAKYVNIEGLGLTPQDLHERALPMPDLFREWIDKKRNAAARAPRRYPTLEAAYRRMIEENDYLTEEQARHLTVHGASRNEDGTFSWKFDPYLNVWPFSDLTPEQIQALWASIACPTLLLWGKDSFFPSPAQDGRLSHFQQARLVEFENAGHWLHHDQFGRFMGELRAFL; this is encoded by the coding sequence ATGAAAATACTCGGCCCGACATCGAACAGCTTCATCTCGCAGCGTCTCAAACTCCACTATGTCGACTGGGGCAATCCCGATGCCCCGCCGCTGATCCTCCAGCACGGCGGGCGCGATCACTGCCGCAGCTGGGACTGGGTGGCCGAGGAACTGCGCGACGACTGGCACGTGATCTGCCCCGATCTGCGCGGCCATGGCGACAGCGCGTGGTCGGCCGACGGCAATTACAGCTTCAATGCCTATGTCTACGATTTCGCCCAATTGGTGCACGCGCTGGGATACGATCAGGTATCGATCGTGGCCCATTCGCTGGGCGGCAACATCACCGCCCGCTTCGCCGGGCTCTATCCGCACAAGGTCGCCAAATACGTCAATATCGAAGGGCTCGGCCTGACCCCGCAGGACCTTCACGAACGCGCGCTGCCCATGCCCGATCTGTTTCGCGAATGGATCGACAAGAAGCGCAACGCCGCCGCCCGCGCGCCGCGCCGCTATCCCACGCTCGAAGCGGCCTATCGCCGGATGATCGAAGAGAACGACTATCTGACGGAAGAACAGGCCCGGCATCTGACCGTGCACGGCGCCAGCCGCAATGAAGACGGCACGTTCAGTTGGAAATTCGATCCCTATCTCAACGTCTGGCCATTCTCCGACCTGACGCCCGAACAGATTCAGGCGCTCTGGGCCTCGATCGCCTGCCCCACCCTGCTGCTCTGGGGCAAGGACAGCTTCTTCCCCAGCCCGGCGCAGGATGGCCGCCTCAGCCATTTCCAGCAGGCCAGGCTGGTGGAATTCGAAAACGCCGGGCACTGGCTCCATCACGACCAGTTCGGCCGCTTCATGGGCGAATTGCGCGCATTCCTCTAG
- a CDS encoding saccharopine dehydrogenase family protein, with the protein MSRVLVIGAGGVGSVAVHKMAMNKDIFSDIHLASRTKSKCDAIAESVKQRTGVAIATYAVDADDVAATTALIAQIQPRLVVNLALPYQDLAIMDACLATGVDYMDTANYEPLDEAKFEYKWQWAYHERFREKGIMALLGSGFDPGVTSVFAMWLKKHKLRTIRTLDILDCNGGDHGQAFATNFNPEINIREVTAPARHWENGAFVETPAMANKVQFDFEGVGPKNMYLMYHEELESLARFIPEMERARFWMTFGDEYIKHLTVLQNVGMTRIDPVIYNGQEIVPLQFLKAVLPEPASLGPTTRGKTNIGDIATGEALDGSGEKTFYIKNICDHEEAYAETGNQAVSYTTGVPAMIGAAMILTGAWKGANGEGGVFNIEQFDPDPFMDMLNRHGLPWSVEELPGPVTF; encoded by the coding sequence GTGAGCAGGGTATTGGTGATTGGTGCTGGTGGTGTTGGTTCGGTCGCCGTGCACAAGATGGCGATGAACAAGGATATTTTCAGCGATATCCATCTCGCCAGCCGGACGAAGAGCAAGTGCGATGCGATCGCCGAATCGGTGAAGCAGCGCACCGGCGTCGCCATCGCGACTTATGCCGTCGATGCGGATGATGTGGCGGCGACCACCGCCCTGATCGCGCAGATCCAGCCCAGGCTCGTCGTCAATCTCGCGCTGCCGTATCAGGATCTCGCGATCATGGATGCGTGCCTGGCCACCGGCGTCGATTACATGGATACGGCCAATTACGAACCGCTGGACGAAGCGAAGTTCGAATACAAGTGGCAGTGGGCCTATCACGAACGGTTCAGGGAAAAGGGCATCATGGCCCTGCTGGGCAGCGGGTTCGATCCAGGCGTGACCAGCGTTTTCGCCATGTGGCTGAAGAAGCACAAGCTCAGGACCATCCGCACGCTCGATATCCTCGACTGTAACGGCGGCGATCACGGGCAGGCGTTCGCCACCAATTTCAACCCGGAAATCAACATCCGCGAAGTGACCGCGCCCGCGCGCCATTGGGAAAACGGCGCGTTCGTCGAAACCCCGGCGATGGCCAACAAGGTGCAGTTCGATTTCGAAGGCGTCGGCCCGAAGAACATGTACCTCATGTATCATGAGGAACTGGAAAGCCTCGCCCGCTTCATCCCCGAGATGGAACGCGCGCGCTTCTGGATGACGTTCGGCGACGAATACATCAAGCATCTGACCGTGCTGCAGAACGTGGGCATGACCCGGATCGATCCGGTGATCTACAACGGGCAGGAAATCGTCCCGCTGCAATTCCTCAAGGCGGTTCTGCCCGAACCGGCGAGCCTTGGGCCGACGACCAGGGGCAAGACCAATATCGGCGATATCGCCACCGGCGAAGCGCTGGACGGCAGCGGCGAAAAGACATTCTACATCAAGAACATCTGCGATCATGAAGAAGCCTATGCCGAAACCGGCAATCAGGCGGTCAGCTACACCACCGGGGTGCCGGCAATGATCGGTGCGGCGATGATCCTGACCGGCGCATGGAAGGGAGCCAATGGAGAAGGGGGCGTGTTCAACATCGAACAGTTCGACCCCGATCCGTTCATGGACATGCTCAACCGGCATGGCCTGCCGTGGTCGGTGGAAGAGCTGCCGGGCCCGGTGACGTTCTGA
- a CDS encoding glycosyltransferase, translating to MLLLPEREQFSTARLQGGHKKRYYLSVRAKFAFALLLAIAWTALSVWLSQRWVFELAAVTNMAFALIAICFIAYVPGFMNAFLISTLVLDRRPGMTICEDAMPGVTVLVAAYNEEQGIKETLTSLARQDYRGNLEIIVLNDGSSDRTAQIVRTALLTLPKPENITFRFHDYKENRGKSAVLNDGLRAATHDLVATIDGDCWMRRNAMTSIVGRFLSDPPDTAAIAGAVMVRNSRTNLLTRAQEWDYFHGIASVKRMQGMYHGTLVAQGAFSLYSRQALEEVGGWPSSIGEDIVVSWALLERGYRIGYADSALAFTNVPEGLRQFALQRKRWSRGLMEAFKAHWRLLFKARMSTLFIWWNVCFLPLDLVYSFIFIPGLVLALFGYFYIAGPLTLAVLPLAALWNIVIFRIQRGVYQSENLKVRKNPVGFLFYALIYSLLMQPVCVWGYIVEIIGMKKKWDTK from the coding sequence ATGCTTTTGCTTCCGGAACGGGAACAGTTTTCTACAGCGCGGCTCCAGGGCGGGCACAAGAAGCGATATTATTTGAGCGTTCGCGCGAAATTCGCATTTGCGCTGTTGCTTGCCATAGCGTGGACCGCGTTAAGCGTCTGGCTTTCGCAACGCTGGGTGTTCGAACTGGCGGCCGTCACAAACATGGCCTTCGCGCTTATTGCGATTTGCTTCATTGCCTATGTGCCGGGTTTCATGAATGCCTTTCTGATATCGACCCTGGTATTGGATCGCCGCCCCGGGATGACAATCTGCGAGGACGCGATGCCGGGGGTGACCGTGCTCGTCGCCGCCTACAACGAGGAGCAGGGCATAAAAGAGACCCTGACAAGCCTTGCCCGGCAGGACTATCGGGGAAATCTGGAAATCATCGTTCTGAACGACGGATCATCCGATCGGACGGCGCAGATTGTCCGCACCGCGCTTCTCACTCTTCCAAAGCCGGAAAACATCACTTTCCGCTTCCACGATTATAAGGAGAACCGTGGGAAATCAGCCGTGCTCAACGACGGTTTGCGCGCGGCCACGCATGATCTCGTGGCTACAATCGATGGCGATTGCTGGATGAGGCGCAACGCTATGACCAGCATCGTGGGGCGGTTCCTGTCCGACCCGCCCGACACCGCTGCCATCGCAGGGGCGGTGATGGTCCGCAATTCCCGCACCAATCTTCTGACGCGCGCGCAGGAATGGGATTACTTTCATGGTATTGCGTCCGTAAAACGGATGCAGGGCATGTATCACGGCACTCTGGTGGCCCAGGGGGCATTCTCGCTGTATTCCCGGCAGGCGCTTGAAGAAGTCGGTGGGTGGCCCTCGTCTATCGGCGAAGACATCGTTGTATCCTGGGCGCTGCTGGAACGTGGCTATCGCATCGGTTACGCCGACAGCGCGCTGGCCTTCACCAATGTTCCGGAAGGCCTCCGGCAGTTTGCCTTGCAGCGGAAGCGCTGGTCACGAGGCTTGATGGAAGCATTCAAGGCCCATTGGCGGCTGCTTTTTAAAGCGCGCATGTCGACACTGTTCATTTGGTGGAATGTCTGCTTCCTGCCTTTGGATCTGGTGTACAGCTTTATCTTTATACCAGGCCTTGTTCTCGCCCTTTTCGGCTATTTTTACATAGCGGGCCCTCTCACATTGGCCGTTCTGCCTTTGGCTGCCTTGTGGAACATCGTCATATTTCGAATCCAGCGCGGTGTTTATCAGTCGGAAAATTTGAAAGTACGGAAAAATCCGGTCGGCTTTCTGTTCTATGCGCTCATTTATAGCCTTCTCATGCAACCTGTCTGCGTATGGGGCTATATTGTTGAAATCATCGGAATGAAGAAAAAATGGGATACCAAGTGA
- the trxB gene encoding thioredoxin-disulfide reductase codes for MATHKTRMLIIGSGPAGLSAAIYGARAGLEPIVVQGLQPGGQLTITTDVENYPGFRDVIQGPWLMQEMQAQAEHVGTRMLWDTIVEVDLASGSPFRAIGDGGDVYEGDTLVIATGAQAKWLGVPGEQQFSGKGVSACATCDGFFYRGKKVVVIGGGNTAVEEALYLTNHSDDVTLIHRRDELRAEKILQDRLFANPKISVLWNKAVESFLGDPTGVGLTALSLRDTVTGEMSEFATQGAFVAIGHAPSTELFQGKLPTDESGYLIVEPGTPKTAIPGVFACGDVMDHTYRQAVTAAGTGCMAALDAERFLAALDFARQEAEPADA; via the coding sequence ATGGCGACTCACAAGACACGCATGCTCATTATCGGTTCGGGCCCCGCTGGCCTTTCGGCGGCGATCTATGGCGCGCGCGCCGGGCTGGAACCGATTGTCGTGCAGGGGCTGCAACCCGGCGGCCAGCTCACGATCACGACCGATGTCGAGAATTATCCCGGTTTCCGCGACGTGATTCAGGGCCCGTGGCTGATGCAGGAAATGCAGGCCCAGGCCGAACATGTCGGCACCCGCATGCTGTGGGATACGATTGTCGAGGTGGACCTTGCCAGCGGCTCGCCGTTCCGCGCCATCGGCGATGGCGGCGATGTCTACGAAGGCGATACGCTGGTGATCGCCACCGGCGCGCAGGCCAAATGGCTGGGCGTGCCGGGCGAGCAGCAGTTTTCGGGCAAGGGCGTGTCCGCCTGCGCCACCTGCGACGGGTTCTTCTATCGCGGCAAGAAAGTGGTGGTGATCGGCGGCGGCAACACCGCGGTGGAAGAAGCGCTCTATCTCACCAATCACAGCGACGATGTGACGCTGATCCACCGGCGCGATGAACTGCGCGCGGAAAAGATCCTGCAGGATCGCCTGTTCGCCAATCCGAAGATTTCGGTGCTGTGGAACAAGGCGGTGGAAAGTTTCCTCGGCGATCCGACCGGTGTCGGGCTGACGGCGCTTTCGCTGCGCGACACGGTGACGGGCGAAATGAGCGAATTCGCCACGCAGGGCGCTTTCGTCGCCATCGGCCATGCCCCGTCGACCGAACTGTTTCAGGGCAAGCTGCCGACGGACGAATCCGGTTATCTGATCGTCGAGCCGGGCACGCCCAAGACGGCGATCCCCGGCGTGTTCGCTTGCGGCGACGTGATGGATCACACCTATCGCCAGGCGGTGACGGCGGCGGGAACGGGCTGCATGGCCGCGCTCGATGCCGAGCGTTTCCTCGCCGCGCTCGATTTCGCCCGTCAGGAAGCCGAACCGGCCGACGCCTGA
- a CDS encoding DMT family protein, which produces MNWNALAPVGLLAGSNLLMNLAWYGHLKAPSRALWLAILASWGIAFFEYCLAVPANRIGVRTYSLAELKTIQEVLSLVAFLLVAWLLFDQRPGPSQIAGFVLIAAGAFFIFKSPLG; this is translated from the coding sequence ATGAACTGGAACGCTCTGGCGCCGGTCGGCCTGCTGGCGGGGTCGAACCTGCTGATGAATCTGGCCTGGTATGGCCATCTCAAGGCGCCGTCGCGCGCCTTGTGGTTGGCCATACTGGCAAGCTGGGGCATCGCCTTCTTCGAATATTGCCTCGCCGTGCCCGCCAACCGCATCGGCGTGCGCACCTATTCCCTCGCCGAACTCAAGACGATACAGGAAGTCCTGTCGCTGGTGGCTTTCCTGCTGGTGGCGTGGTTGTTGTTCGACCAGCGCCCAGGGCCAAGCCAGATCGCGGGCTTCGTGCTGATCGCGGCCGGGGCGTTCTTCATTTTCAAATCACCGCTCGGCTGA